The Psychrobacillus sp. FSL K6-2836 nucleotide sequence ACGTCGAAAGAAAAGAGAGATTGTCCAGGCAAACATTGGGGAGCATTTAGCTGGTATTGTGTATGCAGAAACGTATCATTCAGAGCTAGGCAATGAACTAGGGAAAGAGTTTCCACATCTCGATTACATCGCAATTGTAATAATGGGAGGGAAAAGAATCTCCCTTCGTACGATTTATGACCATATTGATGTATCTGAAGTTGCTGGACAATTCGGGGGTGGAGGACATCAAAAAGCATCTGGCTGTACATTAACAGAGGAAGCTTATAAGTTATTTGTGTTGGACACTTTCCATCTGTCACCAATACCCGAAGATGCAAAAAGAAATCAATATAATTTGAAACAATCGTCGTTTGGTTCTTTTTATAAGAATAGAAATAATGATACTTTCATTTTGTATTCTAAAAATAATCAGGATTGGATCCTTGAAAAAAATAAAGCTGAAATAGAACAAACCTTTACTAGCTTTGAAGAAGGCGAGCGGTTCTTAAAAAGAAACTATGAGGCTGCTTTGGTAAGGGATGACCTGTTTGTCGATTACTTAATGAGTGAAGTGAAGAGTAGAGAAAACTCATGATGATCTGAATTCTTAGTAGAAAAGAATTGACTTTTGAGCCATTTAATTGCATTCATCGGTCGAATACTTGCGGAGTGTCCTTACTTACTTGTTCTCAGCCTAGGTTTACTTTCGTAAAGGAATATTTAACCAAAAACTTACTTCCTCCAATGAAACGGGAAAATTGAATATAAATAGAATGATAAGGTATGATTAAAGTCGACAAAATCTTTTATATAAACAATTGAAACCGGAGAATCTAAGGAGGCAAATCAAATGGAAATTGGAATAACAACGTTTGTAGAAACAACTCCAGATGTAAAAACTGGCAAAGTAATCAGCCATGCTGAGCGCATTCGTGAGGTTGTAGAAGAAATTGTATTGGCAGATCAGGTAGGTTTAGATGTTTTTGGTGTAGGTGAACATCATCGAAAGGATTATGCCGCTTCTGCACCGGCAGTTCTTCTGGCTGCCGCAGCTTCTCAGACAAAGCAAATAAGACTTACAAGTGCTGTTACGGTACTTTCTTCTGATGATCCAGTACGAGTATTTGAGGAGTTTTCTACATTAGATGCTATTTCCAATGGGCGTGCAGAAATTATGGCTGGACGTGGTTCATTTATCGAATCCTTCCCACTTTTTGGCTATGATTTAAAGGACTATGATGAATTGTACGAGGAAAAGTTAGATTTGCTACTAAAAATACGGGAGTCTGAAATGGTTACTTGGAATGGTGGTAAGCATCGAGCTGCGATTCAGAATCGTGGGGTTTATCCGCGTCCTGTACAAAACCCTCTACCGGTTTGGATCGCAAGTGGTGGAACTCCGCAATCCGTTGCGCGAGCTGGTTTCCTTGGATTGCCACTTGTGTTAGCAATTATTGGAGGAAGCCCATTGCAGTTTGAACCACTTGTGAAGCTATATAAGAAAGCTGCTAGTGAAGCAGGACATGACTTATCGAAGTTGACAGTTGCCTCACACTCTCACGGGTTTGTTGCTGAAAGTACAGATACTGCAGTGGATAAATTTTTCCCGCCAACACAGCAAGCGATGAACGTTTTAGGAAGAGAACGTGGATGGGGTCCGTATACTCGTTCAACCTTCGATGCTGCTCGTAGCCTTGAAGGAGCTTTATATGTAGGAGATGTAAAGTCAGTAGCCGATAAGATTATATTCCTTCGTAAAAACGTAGGTATCACACGCTTTATGCTCCATGTACCAGTTGGTTCGATGCCTCATGAAGACGTGATGAGAGCAATTGAACTACTAGGTAAAGAAGTGGCGCCGATCGTTCGTGCAGAAATTGATAGATGGGAAGCAGATAGTGAAGGTAATTAATATAGTTTTTTCTAAAAAATTTTTAATATAGAATTACTAAGAGAACGGTTTTCGTTCTCTTTTTTTTATTTTTCTATTATGAAGTGGTAGTTCTACTCATAGGAATAGAAAGAGTTATAAAATTAGAGGTTCATAATAAGTTAAAAAAGAGTTAGATGTTATAATAAATATAATATTTATTTCGGAATTTACAAAAAAGAAGTGAAGGTGAGTAATGATATGAACGAGAATTTAATCATCAATGCCGATGATTGCTATAAGCAAGCAGAGGAAAAGGCCAATCATTATTTCCAATCACTTTATACGCAGGTTCAGCAAAGGACGTATGCGAAAATCCTTACAGAAGATATACACTTGTGGAAACATAACCATATCCGGAATCCTTCCATTCTATCATTATTTTCAAGAGGGAAAGGAAAAGCTAATGCTAGCGGGTACCATAATTATATAAAGTGGCTAAATTATACAGGGAAATTAGATAATTATTTGAATCGAAGCATTTCCTA carries:
- a CDS encoding LLM class flavin-dependent oxidoreductase — encoded protein: MEIGITTFVETTPDVKTGKVISHAERIREVVEEIVLADQVGLDVFGVGEHHRKDYAASAPAVLLAAAASQTKQIRLTSAVTVLSSDDPVRVFEEFSTLDAISNGRAEIMAGRGSFIESFPLFGYDLKDYDELYEEKLDLLLKIRESEMVTWNGGKHRAAIQNRGVYPRPVQNPLPVWIASGGTPQSVARAGFLGLPLVLAIIGGSPLQFEPLVKLYKKAASEAGHDLSKLTVASHSHGFVAESTDTAVDKFFPPTQQAMNVLGRERGWGPYTRSTFDAARSLEGALYVGDVKSVADKIIFLRKNVGITRFMLHVPVGSMPHEDVMRAIELLGKEVAPIVRAEIDRWEADSEGN